A region of Elusimicrobiota bacterium DNA encodes the following proteins:
- the gatA gene encoding Asp-tRNA(Asn)/Glu-tRNA(Gln) amidotransferase subunit GatA, with protein sequence MSDLISLGAVEIARRVRGREVSARDVARAFLDRAAAWDKSLKAFLSLNEASALAQADAVDKKIAQGGDPGALAGVPVAVKDNMCVAGTRTTCASKILENFTANYDATAVAKLRAAGAVFIGKTNLDEFAMGSSTENSAFFTTKNPWDLSRIPGGSSGGSASAVAARLAPLALGSDTGGSIRQPAALCGVVGLKPTYGRVSRFGLVAFASSLDQIGPFAANVPDTALLLQALSGHDPKDSTSARMPVPDFARALSRGVKGLRVGLPKEYFIDGMDPEVEAAVRAAVKTLESLGAKITEVTLPHTDVGLSVYYVIAPSEASANLARFDGVRYGHRSARAENLLQQYEFSRDEGFGPEVKRRIMLGTYALSSGYYDAFYLKAQKVRTLIKRDFDRAFESVDLIATPTTPTAAFKAGEKSDDPLQMYLSDVFTISCNLAGLPGLSLPCGFTSNKLPIGLQLLGKPFDEETVLAAAAAYEGATSWSRVPPTPAGVVR encoded by the coding sequence ATGAGCGACCTCATTTCCCTTGGCGCCGTGGAGATTGCCCGCCGGGTTCGCGGGCGGGAAGTGTCGGCCCGGGACGTGGCCCGGGCGTTTCTAGATCGCGCGGCCGCCTGGGACAAATCCCTGAAGGCCTTCCTGAGTCTTAATGAGGCGTCGGCTCTCGCCCAAGCCGACGCGGTGGACAAAAAAATCGCCCAGGGAGGCGACCCGGGGGCTCTGGCGGGCGTCCCCGTCGCGGTAAAAGACAATATGTGCGTGGCGGGAACCCGCACCACCTGCGCCTCGAAAATTTTGGAGAACTTCACCGCCAACTACGACGCCACGGCCGTCGCCAAGCTTCGCGCGGCGGGGGCGGTCTTCATCGGGAAAACCAATTTGGATGAGTTCGCCATGGGCTCGTCCACGGAGAACTCGGCCTTCTTCACCACCAAAAACCCCTGGGATCTTTCCCGCATCCCCGGGGGCTCCTCCGGGGGGTCCGCCAGCGCCGTGGCCGCCCGGCTGGCTCCCCTGGCTTTGGGCTCCGACACGGGCGGGTCCATTCGCCAACCGGCCGCCCTCTGCGGCGTGGTGGGCCTGAAGCCCACCTACGGCAGGGTGTCCCGTTTCGGCCTCGTGGCCTTCGCTTCTTCCCTGGACCAGATCGGGCCCTTCGCCGCCAACGTGCCCGATACCGCCTTGCTCCTCCAGGCCCTGTCCGGACACGACCCGAAAGATTCCACCTCGGCCCGGATGCCCGTGCCCGACTTCGCCCGGGCCCTCTCCCGGGGGGTGAAGGGGCTGAGGGTGGGCCTGCCCAAGGAATATTTCATCGACGGCATGGACCCGGAGGTGGAGGCGGCCGTTCGCGCGGCGGTCAAAACCCTGGAATCCTTGGGAGCGAAAATAACCGAAGTCACGTTGCCCCACACCGACGTGGGCCTCTCCGTTTATTACGTGATCGCGCCGTCGGAAGCCAGCGCCAACCTGGCCCGTTTCGACGGCGTCCGCTACGGCCACCGCTCCGCCCGGGCGGAAAACCTCCTTCAGCAATACGAGTTTTCCCGGGACGAAGGGTTCGGCCCCGAGGTCAAGCGCCGGATCATGTTGGGGACCTACGCCTTGTCGTCCGGCTACTACGACGCTTTCTATTTGAAGGCGCAAAAAGTCCGGACCCTGATTAAACGGGATTTCGACCGGGCCTTCGAATCCGTGGACCTGATCGCGACGCCCACGACCCCCACGGCGGCCTTCAAAGCGGGGGAAAAGTCGGACGACCCCCTTCAAATGTATTTATCGGACGTGTTCACCATTTCCTGCAACCTGGCCGGCCTGCCGGGGTTGTCCCTGCCCTGCGGGTTCACGTCCAACAAATTGCCCATCGGGCTTCAGTTGTTGGGCAAGCCCTTCGACGAAGAAACCGTGCTGGCGGCGGCCGCGGCCTACGAGGGGGCCACGTCGTGGTCTCGGGTTCCGCCGACGCCGGCGGGCGTCGTCCGTTGA
- the gatC gene encoding Asp-tRNA(Asn)/Glu-tRNA(Gln) amidotransferase subunit GatC, whose amino-acid sequence MSLTEKDVNYVARLARLALTDEERVKYLGQLGRILDHIQTLSKYDTQDVPATTHVIPLANVWREDEAIPFGDTESILANAPDREEVYFRVKKVIE is encoded by the coding sequence ATGTCCCTAACCGAAAAAGATGTGAACTACGTGGCGCGTCTGGCGCGGTTGGCTTTGACGGATGAAGAGCGGGTCAAATATCTGGGCCAACTGGGCCGGATTTTGGACCACATCCAAACCCTTTCCAAATACGACACGCAGGACGTTCCGGCCACCACCCACGTGATCCCTCTGGCCAACGTATGGCGGGAGGATGAAGCCATTCCTTTCGGCGACACCGAGTCCATCCTGGCCAACGCGCCCGACCGGGAAGAAGTGTATTTCCGGGTCAAGAAGGTCATCGAATGA